A genomic stretch from Corynebacterium terpenotabidum Y-11 includes:
- the ilvD gene encoding dihydroxy-acid dehydratase yields the protein MNKIPFRSSVTTQGRNASGARSLWRATGMTDEDFEKPIIAVANSYTQFVPGHVHLKNVGDIVAEAVKEAGGVAREFNTIAVDDGIAMGHSGMLYSLPSREIISDSVEYMVNAHQADAIVCISNCDKITPGMLNAAMRLNIPVVFVSGGPMEAGKAVIVDGVAHAPTDLITTISASANDQVTQQGLLTVEQAACPTCGSCSGMFTANSMNCLTEALGLSLPGNGSTLATHTARKNLFSEAGRLVVDLCRRYYGEGDTSVLPRSIATKEAFQNSMALDMAMGGSTNTVLHILAAAQEGGVDFDLQDIDDLSKNVPCLSKVAPNADYHMEDVHRAGGIPRILGELWRGGKLNENVHTVHSASIAEWLEHWDISAENPAQEAIDLYHAAPGGVRTTEPFSTSNVWDSLDLDDAHGCIHSVENAITADGGLVILRGNLSPDGAVIKSAGIDESLWHFSGPALVVESQEEAVQVILKKKIKEGNVIIVRYEGPAGGPGMQEMLHPTAFLKGSGMGKKCALVTDGRFSGGSSGISVGHVSPEAAAGGLIGLVRDGDIVTIDVHNRQLNVEISDEEIAARRAEMEASERPWKPVARQRKVTKALRAYAKMAASADKGAVRIVEDD from the coding sequence ATGAACAAGATTCCGTTCCGCTCCTCGGTGACCACCCAGGGACGCAACGCCTCCGGCGCCCGCTCCCTGTGGCGGGCCACGGGCATGACCGACGAAGATTTCGAGAAGCCGATCATCGCCGTCGCGAACTCGTACACCCAGTTCGTCCCGGGTCACGTCCACCTCAAGAACGTCGGCGACATCGTCGCTGAAGCCGTGAAGGAGGCCGGTGGTGTCGCCCGCGAGTTCAACACCATCGCCGTGGACGACGGCATCGCCATGGGCCACTCCGGCATGCTGTACTCCCTGCCGAGCCGTGAGATCATCTCCGACTCCGTCGAATACATGGTCAACGCCCACCAGGCGGACGCCATCGTCTGTATCTCCAACTGCGACAAAATCACCCCGGGAATGCTCAACGCCGCGATGCGGCTGAATATCCCGGTGGTCTTCGTCTCCGGTGGTCCGATGGAGGCGGGCAAGGCCGTGATCGTCGACGGTGTGGCCCACGCCCCCACCGACCTGATCACCACGATCTCCGCCTCCGCGAACGACCAGGTCACCCAGCAGGGCCTGCTCACCGTCGAGCAAGCAGCCTGCCCGACCTGTGGTTCCTGTTCCGGTATGTTCACCGCGAACTCGATGAACTGCCTCACCGAGGCGCTCGGGCTGTCCCTGCCTGGCAACGGATCCACCCTGGCCACCCACACCGCCCGGAAAAACCTCTTCTCCGAGGCCGGACGCCTCGTCGTCGACCTGTGTCGCCGCTACTACGGCGAGGGAGACACGTCCGTGCTGCCCCGCAGCATCGCGACCAAGGAGGCCTTCCAGAATTCGATGGCCCTCGACATGGCCATGGGCGGGTCCACGAACACGGTGCTGCACATCCTCGCCGCCGCCCAGGAGGGTGGCGTCGACTTCGACCTGCAGGACATCGACGACCTCTCGAAGAATGTGCCCTGCTTGTCGAAGGTCGCCCCCAACGCCGACTACCACATGGAGGATGTCCACCGCGCCGGCGGTATCCCCCGCATCCTCGGCGAACTGTGGCGTGGCGGAAAACTCAACGAAAACGTCCACACCGTGCACTCCGCGTCCATCGCCGAGTGGCTGGAGCACTGGGACATCTCCGCGGAGAACCCCGCCCAGGAAGCCATCGACCTGTACCACGCCGCCCCCGGCGGCGTGCGCACGACCGAGCCCTTCTCCACCAGCAATGTGTGGGACAGTCTCGATCTCGATGACGCCCACGGCTGTATCCACTCCGTGGAGAACGCCATCACGGCCGACGGCGGCCTGGTCATCCTGCGCGGCAACCTCTCTCCCGACGGCGCGGTGATCAAGTCCGCCGGTATCGACGAGTCCCTGTGGCACTTCTCCGGTCCCGCCCTGGTCGTCGAGTCCCAGGAGGAGGCGGTGCAGGTGATCCTCAAGAAGAAGATCAAGGAGGGCAATGTCATCATCGTCCGGTACGAAGGACCGGCCGGTGGCCCGGGTATGCAGGAGATGCTGCACCCGACCGCCTTCCTCAAGGGCTCCGGTATGGGCAAGAAGTGTGCCCTGGTTACCGACGGCCGATTCTCCGGCGGTTCCTCCGGAATTTCGGTCGGCCATGTCTCCCCCGAGGCCGCCGCCGGTGGTCTCATCGGCCTGGTCCGGGACGGGGACATCGTCACCATCGACGTCCACAATCGCCAGCTCAATGTGGAGATCTCCGATGAGGAGATCGCCGCCCGCCGGGCGGAGATGGAGGCCTCCGAGCGCCCGTGGAAGCCGGTCGCCCGCCAGCGCAAGGTCACCAAGGCCCTGCGCGCCTACGCGAAGATGGCGGCCAGCGCCGACAAGGGCGCGGTCCGCATCGTCGAGGACGACTAG
- a CDS encoding ATP-binding cassette domain-containing protein: protein MVDNSAVTPGTITVHDAHLRNLRHVTVEAPRNALVAVTGVSGSGKSSLAFGTIHGEAQRRYLESVAPFARRLIAGAVDPKVARIDGLPPTVALEQNRTGGGARSTVGTFSTVSNSVRLLYSRCGAYPAELRDRVGRLDSDHFSPNTAAGMCPTCQGTGTVHAPTETSMVPDASLSIDDGAIAAWPGAWLGKNFHDILVTLGYRTDLPWRELDQEDRDWILFTGEKPVVTVHPVRGAHQVQRTYEGTWRSVSTYLQETLAATNSESTRTRVLSFMDHAQCPSCAGRRLIADALQVTWRGLPVDALNALSLAELRDLLRPPGTGLGGGTSTHTAHAADAAAEAERLLLDQLSPTVDAAIDLGLGHLSLDRAASTLSAGEMQRLRLASQLHSGLFGVVYVLDEPSAGLHPTERTAVRELMDRFLAAGNSVILVEHDMALVTGADHVIDVGPGAGELGGEILWSGPVEGLAMQDTPTGRALAASFPVLKDTPRDASETVRVTSTERTLDVDTTLGLGHFTAVTGISGSGKSTLVSQVLPDVLADAGLRTLLITQQPIGRTPRSTLATYTGLFDRVRKLFAQTEEAQARQWSVSRFSYNVTEGRCPTCNGEGTIEVELVFLPGSYTTCPDCQGARYNAETLEITWHGYTVADILDLTVAEAQEVFADEPQIAAALQALHAVGLDYLRLGQGAPELSGGEAQRIKLATELQRSGRTRRKTPTVHLFDEPTTGLHPADVDLLITELHRLVDAGDTVVVVEHDLRVIAQADRVIDLGPGAGTDGGRIIADGTPAQIAVSDTATGRALAAVSR from the coding sequence ATGGTCGACAACAGCGCAGTCACCCCCGGCACCATCACCGTCCACGATGCCCACCTGCGCAATCTCCGCCACGTCACCGTGGAGGCGCCCCGCAACGCCCTGGTCGCGGTGACCGGGGTATCCGGGTCAGGGAAGTCCTCGCTGGCGTTCGGGACGATTCACGGGGAGGCGCAGCGTCGCTACCTGGAGTCCGTCGCACCCTTCGCGCGGCGTCTCATTGCCGGGGCCGTGGATCCGAAGGTCGCCCGAATCGACGGGCTGCCGCCGACGGTCGCCCTCGAGCAGAACCGCACCGGCGGAGGTGCCCGGTCGACGGTGGGGACGTTCTCCACGGTGTCGAATTCGGTGCGGCTGCTGTACTCCCGCTGCGGCGCCTATCCCGCTGAACTGCGTGACCGGGTCGGCCGACTGGACTCGGACCACTTCTCCCCCAACACCGCCGCCGGGATGTGCCCAACGTGCCAAGGCACCGGGACAGTCCACGCGCCGACGGAAACGTCGATGGTGCCGGACGCCTCCCTGTCCATTGATGACGGTGCGATCGCCGCCTGGCCTGGCGCGTGGCTGGGCAAGAACTTCCACGACATCCTGGTCACGCTCGGTTACCGTACGGATCTCCCCTGGCGGGAGCTGGATCAGGAGGACCGGGACTGGATCCTGTTCACCGGGGAGAAGCCGGTGGTCACGGTCCATCCGGTGCGTGGCGCCCACCAGGTACAGCGCACCTACGAGGGCACGTGGCGTTCGGTCTCGACCTATCTGCAGGAGACATTGGCCGCGACGAACTCCGAATCGACGAGGACGCGTGTCCTGTCGTTCATGGACCACGCGCAGTGCCCGAGTTGTGCCGGACGCCGCCTCATCGCCGACGCCCTCCAGGTCACCTGGCGGGGCCTTCCCGTGGACGCGCTCAACGCACTGTCACTGGCGGAGCTCCGCGACCTGCTGCGTCCGCCGGGCACAGGCCTCGGGGGCGGCACCTCCACCCACACCGCCCATGCCGCGGACGCCGCCGCTGAAGCAGAACGGCTGCTGCTCGACCAGCTCTCCCCCACCGTCGATGCAGCGATCGACCTTGGCCTGGGGCATCTCAGCCTGGACCGTGCCGCGTCCACCCTGTCCGCCGGGGAGATGCAGCGCCTGCGGCTGGCCTCGCAGTTGCACTCGGGCCTGTTCGGGGTGGTGTATGTCCTCGACGAACCATCGGCCGGTCTGCATCCGACCGAGCGCACCGCGGTGCGTGAGCTCATGGATCGCTTCCTGGCCGCCGGTAACAGCGTCATTCTCGTGGAGCATGACATGGCGCTGGTGACCGGGGCGGACCATGTCATCGATGTGGGCCCGGGTGCCGGAGAACTCGGCGGGGAGATCCTGTGGTCCGGCCCGGTCGAGGGGCTGGCTATGCAGGACACCCCGACCGGCCGGGCCCTCGCGGCGTCCTTCCCGGTCCTTAAGGACACCCCGCGGGACGCCTCCGAGACGGTCCGGGTGACGTCCACCGAACGCACCCTCGATGTGGACACCACGCTCGGTCTCGGCCACTTCACGGCGGTGACCGGTATTTCCGGGTCCGGGAAGTCCACCCTGGTCTCGCAGGTACTGCCCGACGTGCTCGCCGACGCAGGTCTGCGGACACTGCTCATCACCCAGCAGCCGATCGGTCGGACACCCCGGTCGACGCTCGCCACCTACACCGGCCTGTTCGACCGGGTCCGTAAGCTCTTCGCGCAGACCGAGGAGGCGCAGGCGCGTCAGTGGTCGGTCTCCCGGTTCTCCTACAACGTCACCGAGGGTCGCTGCCCGACGTGCAACGGCGAGGGCACGATCGAGGTGGAGCTGGTGTTCCTGCCCGGCAGTTACACGACCTGCCCGGACTGTCAAGGGGCGCGGTACAACGCGGAGACCCTGGAGATCACCTGGCACGGGTACACGGTGGCGGACATCCTCGATCTCACCGTGGCGGAGGCGCAGGAGGTCTTCGCCGACGAACCACAGATCGCCGCGGCACTGCAGGCCTTGCATGCTGTGGGCCTGGACTACCTGCGGCTGGGCCAGGGCGCTCCGGAGTTGTCCGGCGGTGAGGCGCAACGGATCAAGTTGGCCACCGAACTGCAACGCTCCGGCAGGACGAGACGGAAGACACCGACGGTGCACCTGTTCGATGAACCGACGACGGGTCTGCATCCGGCGGATGTGGACCTGCTGATCACCGAGCTGCACCGGCTCGTGGACGCCGGAGACACCGTCGTGGTTGTCGAACATGACCTGAGGGTCATCGCGCAGGCGGACCGGGTGATCGACCTCGGGCCGGGTGCGGGGACCGACGGCGGGCGGATCATCGCTGACGGAACACCGGCCCAGATCGCGGTATCGGATACGGCGACAGGGCGGGCGCTGGCCGCTGTCTCCCGCTAG
- a CDS encoding DoxX family protein: protein MTDETKDPRHPDTDLEAVDDLGDIDVPDAPERPLRDIYAVTGRARPQKIEPKTPATEPAPEPDVATGADAADAADAADEAATTVFTSASETSADTSTETSVGTSVAAEDLDDADAATRVFDPVAVPLGAPAGDDAYARGDGTDHGTVVLDDTRPVGDLDGGPADVDAVAAAPRGTLDFGLLLLRVIVGVLLILRGAQTLFGFGGDPGVDALESRLSDVTASGILAIALPVAQLVGGGLLLLGLATPVGGAVALVGTSFLALFELSQSGAGYWPYAMSKDVQTWALLGLLGLVLIFTGPGRYSADVSRGWATRPRASAWLWALIGLAGAAALWLLTGGGNPF, encoded by the coding sequence GTGACTGATGAGACGAAGGACCCTCGCCACCCGGACACCGACCTCGAGGCTGTGGACGACCTCGGTGACATCGACGTCCCCGACGCCCCTGAGCGTCCCCTGCGTGATATCTACGCGGTGACCGGTCGGGCCCGGCCCCAGAAGATCGAGCCGAAGACTCCTGCGACGGAACCTGCCCCCGAACCTGACGTCGCTACTGGGGCGGACGCGGCGGACGCAGCGGACGCAGCGGACGAGGCAGCGACCACTGTTTTCACCTCCGCATCGGAGACGTCTGCAGACACCTCCACGGAGACGTCCGTAGGCACGTCGGTAGCAGCCGAAGACCTCGACGATGCGGACGCCGCCACCCGGGTCTTCGATCCGGTGGCCGTCCCACTCGGGGCACCCGCCGGTGATGACGCCTATGCCCGTGGTGACGGCACCGACCACGGAACTGTTGTGCTCGACGACACCCGCCCGGTCGGGGACCTCGACGGAGGACCGGCCGACGTTGACGCTGTGGCAGCCGCCCCGCGCGGGACCCTCGATTTCGGGCTGCTGTTGCTGCGCGTCATCGTCGGCGTCCTGCTCATCCTGCGCGGTGCCCAGACCCTCTTCGGTTTCGGTGGGGACCCGGGCGTCGACGCCCTGGAGAGTCGACTGTCCGACGTCACCGCGTCCGGCATCCTCGCGATCGCCCTGCCCGTCGCTCAACTCGTCGGTGGTGGACTGCTGCTGCTGGGCCTGGCGACGCCGGTCGGAGGCGCCGTCGCCCTGGTGGGGACGAGTTTCCTGGCGCTCTTCGAGCTCTCGCAGTCCGGCGCCGGATACTGGCCCTACGCGATGAGCAAGGACGTCCAGACCTGGGCCCTACTGGGACTGCTCGGCCTGGTTCTCATCTTCACCGGGCCCGGACGCTACAGCGCCGATGTCTCCCGAGGTTGGGCGACCAGGCCGCGGGCGTCCGCCTGGCTGTGGGCGCTCATCGGCCTGGCCGGTGCTGCGGCACTGTGGCTGCTCACCGGCGGTGGGAACCCGTTCTGA